The following proteins come from a genomic window of Bacteroidales bacterium:
- a CDS encoding O-antigen ligase family protein, producing the protein IFLIIFIAYILLCLFINFSNQSLSDFFEVYKLGKYAILFLFFGSLFEKNPKILDKTICIFLPLLLVFNLLHYFNIFGFNEAIEPFYAYNLEHLTYFGYDSLGNPGTKRMIGTAGNPNVNGVLFLFFTAYFLSKLDTKKINKYSILLALSIIGLILCQSRTSLVAAIVILILNFLLKKHTLKNISLIAIIIGAAVLTAIIFSNLSLDYYANTHIKPQDNNSLRGRFEVWQYLFEMVKEKPVFGYGPYKQYFYQNEIYSESEYILYLWRYGIIGLLMYITWIIIPLWKNLKAAAENRFYILIAVAIMITAITNNPLTNQMILPLFAIATSQFYSEQLIKTS; encoded by the coding sequence TTATTTTTTTAATAATTTTTATTGCTTATATTCTTTTATGCTTGTTTATAAACTTTTCAAACCAATCTTTATCTGATTTTTTTGAAGTATATAAACTCGGAAAATATGCAATTCTATTCTTGTTTTTTGGTAGTTTATTTGAAAAAAATCCAAAAATATTAGACAAAACCATTTGCATATTTTTGCCATTATTGCTCGTTTTTAACTTATTGCATTACTTCAACATATTTGGATTTAACGAAGCTATAGAGCCATTTTATGCATACAATTTAGAGCATTTAACCTATTTTGGATACGATTCACTTGGAAATCCAGGCACAAAAAGAATGATAGGAACAGCAGGGAACCCAAATGTAAACGGAGTTTTATTTTTATTTTTCACAGCATATTTTCTTTCAAAATTAGACACTAAAAAAATAAATAAATATTCTATTTTATTAGCATTATCAATTATTGGCTTAATACTTTGTCAGTCTAGGACTTCATTAGTTGCAGCAATTGTTATTTTAATTTTAAATTTTTTATTAAAAAAACACACATTAAAAAACATCTCACTTATTGCAATTATAATTGGAGCAGCTGTTTTGACTGCTATAATATTTAGCAACTTATCTTTAGATTATTATGCCAATACGCATATAAAACCACAAGACAACAATTCATTGCGAGGTAGATTTGAAGTATGGCAATATTTGTTTGAAATGGTGAAAGAAAAACCTGTTTTTGGTTACGGTCCTTACAAGCAATATTTTTATCAAAATGAAATATATTCAGAAAGCGAATACATACTTTACTTATGGAGATATGGAATAATTGGACTTTTGATGTATATTACATGGATTATTATTCCATTGTGGAAAAACTTAAAAGCTGCTGCAGAAAACAGATTTTACATTTTAATTGCTGTTGCAATTATGATAACGGCTATAACAAATAATCCATTAACAAATCAAATGATCTTACCTCTTTTTGCTATAGCTACATCTCAATTTTATTCAGAACAATTAATTAAAACAAGTTGA
- a CDS encoding oligosaccharide flippase family protein: MKIIKGRSTFFRNTLTLLSGTVIAQAIPILLSPVLSRIYTTEDFAILAIITPFITIGAIIANLRLDIALVIPKEDDEARKLMSLALLFNLLTVLLSVIGVFIFNFFFSKHTFFSESAIKLLWYIPAGIFALGWYTAFNYWSTRNKTYKNNATSKIVQSVINISVCIIFGYFKPGAEGLVLGLVLGYILGLCVLIFKHKNNFPISFKINKNRKKLKDVLVKYKNFIFINTPHASIGTFVDQGIVYFLKIFFPNNIIGAFSFGYRYTKAPLGIITSSLSQVFYEDAAKKANEGIDIRPLMFKIQKNLFIFSFPFYIIGLIWAPEIFSFVFSAEYYTAGEVASLLLPWIYLSFLVSPFSSVTLIFNKQKESFLLCIIDLVLRITAVILGGISGDWTITFYFLSFICSIYHIFVAYWYYRISNPNKINRY, translated from the coding sequence ATGAAAATAATAAAAGGACGTAGCACTTTCTTTCGCAATACACTAACTTTACTTAGCGGGACAGTTATTGCACAAGCTATTCCTATCTTATTATCACCAGTTTTATCACGCATATATACAACTGAAGATTTTGCAATTTTAGCTATAATAACTCCATTTATAACTATTGGAGCCATAATAGCCAATTTGCGACTTGATATAGCATTAGTAATTCCAAAAGAAGACGATGAAGCTCGCAAATTAATGTCTTTAGCTCTGTTATTTAATTTATTAACAGTTTTATTATCAGTTATTGGTGTATTTATTTTTAATTTTTTCTTTTCAAAACACACATTTTTTTCAGAATCTGCAATAAAATTACTGTGGTATATACCTGCTGGTATTTTTGCTTTAGGCTGGTACACTGCCTTTAACTATTGGTCAACTAGAAACAAAACATACAAAAACAATGCTACATCAAAAATAGTTCAATCGGTAATAAATATTTCAGTTTGTATTATTTTTGGATATTTCAAACCTGGTGCCGAAGGTCTTGTTTTAGGGTTAGTTTTAGGATACATTCTTGGACTTTGCGTGCTGATTTTTAAACATAAAAATAATTTTCCAATTTCATTTAAAATAAATAAAAACAGAAAAAAACTAAAAGATGTATTAGTTAAATATAAAAATTTTATTTTTATAAATACTCCTCACGCTTCTATTGGAACATTTGTAGATCAGGGAATTGTATATTTCTTAAAAATATTTTTTCCTAATAATATTATCGGAGCATTTTCGTTCGGATATAGATATACTAAGGCTCCTTTGGGCATTATAACATCTTCTCTTAGTCAAGTTTTTTACGAAGATGCAGCTAAAAAAGCAAATGAAGGCATTGACATACGCCCATTGATGTTTAAAATACAGAAAAACCTTTTTATTTTTTCATTCCCATTTTATATAATTGGGCTAATATGGGCTCCGGAAATTTTTAGCTTTGTGTTTTCTGCTGAATACTACACTGCTGGCGAAGTTGCAAGCTTATTATTGCCATGGATTTATTTGAGTTTTTTAGTTTCTCCTTTTTCGTCAGTAACTTTAATTTTTAACAAACAAAAAGAATCTTTTCTTCTATGCATTATAGATTTAGTATTACGTATTACTGCAGTAATATTAGGAGGAATTTCTGGAGATTGGACTATTACATTTTATTTCTTATCTTTTATATGCAGCATTTATCATATATTTGTAGCATATTGGTATTATAGAATTTCAAACCCAAACAAAATAAACAGATACTAA
- a CDS encoding acyltransferase: MMLKRINASIKYRLSKLFFRFVKPYTFAFKRNFQGKKIKNLSLGNTTFIDYKDNLFLGDNVYIGHFNFIEASNGIEIGESVQITDNITITTHSSHNSIRLYGRHYNKYKELKGYEKGKIKIGSFTFIGPHSVIMPETTIGKGCIIKAYSYVKGEYPDFSIISGNPAKVIGSTKTLDEKILIEYPELKKFYNEWAE, encoded by the coding sequence ATGATGTTAAAAAGAATAAATGCTTCAATAAAATATCGGCTTTCAAAATTATTTTTTCGTTTTGTAAAACCATATACTTTTGCATTTAAAAGAAATTTTCAAGGCAAAAAAATCAAAAATTTATCTTTGGGGAATACTACATTTATTGATTATAAAGACAATTTGTTTTTAGGCGACAATGTATATATAGGGCACTTTAATTTTATTGAAGCTAGCAATGGCATTGAAATTGGAGAAAGCGTACAAATAACAGACAATATAACAATTACGACACACTCAAGCCACAATTCTATTCGTTTGTATGGAAGACATTACAATAAATACAAAGAATTGAAAGGATACGAAAAAGGAAAAATAAAAATCGGTTCTTTTACTTTTATAGGACCTCATAGTGTAATAATGCCAGAAACAACTATTGGTAAAGGCTGCATTATAAAAGCGTATTCTTACGTAAAAGGCGAATATCCTGACTTTAGCATTATTAGCGGAAATCCAGCTAAGGTTATTGGCAGCACAAAAACATTAGATGAAAAAATATTAATTGAATATCCTGAATTAAAAAAGTTTTACAACGAATGGGCTGAATAA
- a CDS encoding glycosyltransferase family 4 protein — protein MKKILLIGTDSIHLYNFYIVIKDLFDEIEIVIDKEKTDYNFGKSKIHVINFSAKNIFRFFRNIKILRKIAKEFKPDIIHSQQANTTSFMAVRVAKKTKTPIVVTAWGSDILLTPTLGFFYKKMVLYIIKNANAFTADAKFVAEKMDELAKAKLDTTIANFASIEISENPVKENIIYSNRLMKKLYRIDRVIQAFAVFLKNEERKDWKLIIAGTGEELATLQKLSKSLNIADNIEFTGWLNHNENKSIYEQARIFVSIPESDGTSISLLEAMGAGCIPIVSDLPANREWITHSENGFIVNDFKSNFFEEALKINSAKAISINQELIRNKASFKANQDAFLSVYKKYISI, from the coding sequence ATGAAAAAAATACTTTTAATAGGCACTGACTCAATACACCTATATAATTTTTATATTGTAATCAAAGATTTATTTGATGAAATTGAAATTGTAATAGATAAGGAAAAAACAGATTATAATTTCGGAAAAAGCAAAATTCATGTAATAAATTTTTCTGCAAAAAACATTTTTAGATTTTTTCGCAATATTAAAATTTTAAGGAAAATCGCAAAGGAATTTAAGCCTGACATAATACATTCGCAGCAAGCAAACACAACCTCTTTTATGGCTGTTAGAGTTGCAAAGAAAACAAAAACACCAATTGTAGTAACTGCATGGGGAAGCGATATTTTACTCACTCCAACATTAGGTTTTTTTTACAAAAAAATGGTTTTATACATCATTAAAAATGCAAATGCTTTTACTGCTGATGCCAAATTTGTTGCAGAAAAAATGGATGAACTTGCTAAAGCGAAATTAGACACTACTATTGCAAACTTTGCATCTATTGAGATTTCAGAAAATCCTGTGAAAGAAAATATAATTTATTCTAATCGACTAATGAAAAAACTATATCGCATTGACAGAGTAATACAGGCTTTTGCAGTGTTTCTAAAAAATGAGGAACGCAAAGACTGGAAACTCATCATTGCTGGAACTGGCGAAGAATTAGCAACCTTACAAAAATTGTCAAAATCGCTGAATATAGCTGATAACATAGAGTTCACAGGATGGCTCAACCACAATGAAAACAAAAGTATTTATGAACAAGCCCGCATTTTTGTTTCTATTCCTGAATCAGATGGAACTTCAATAAGTCTGCTTGAGGCTATGGGAGCAGGCTGCATCCCCATCGTGTCTGACCTTCCGGCCAACCGTGAATGGATAACACATTCTGAAAACGGTTTTATTGTGAATGATTTCAAGAGCAACTTTTTTGAAGAAGCTTTGAAAATAAATTCTGCAAAAGCAATTTCTATCAATCAAGAACTGATTAGAAACAAAGCAAGCTTCAAAGCAAATCAAGATGCTTTTCTTAGTGTTTACAAAAAATATATTTCCATATAA
- a CDS encoding glycosyltransferase family 4 protein, with product MKICHFTSAHPSNDVRIFEKECVSLAKAGFEVFLVAAGECDKEEKGVHIVTVKPKKQGRLYRMRRFAKLIFLKAFEQNADIYHFHDPELLRFAKKLKQAGKIVIYDAHEDLPLQISGKHWIPAFLRNSVARAAKKYLKQCGKYLSAIITATPAIEDSFIGFTKTKITVANYPIIDEVQIIENKSIKKNTFCYIGGVSEIRGLSSMLEVATKINITIEMAGPFSPPELINEAQQHPAWSKIVYHGVVGRQAVYEIMSRAKAGLVLLYPQSNYLESLPVKMFEYMAAGIPVIASNFPLWEKIISENECGICVDPKNPDAIAEAINYIINNNEKSQQMGANGQKAIQEKYNWKIEEKKLITLYKNLIDNA from the coding sequence ATGAAAATCTGTCACTTCACTTCAGCCCACCCATCAAACGATGTACGCATTTTTGAAAAAGAATGTGTGTCGTTGGCAAAAGCAGGATTTGAAGTTTTCCTTGTTGCTGCAGGAGAATGTGACAAAGAGGAAAAAGGAGTACACATTGTTACGGTGAAGCCCAAAAAACAAGGTCGTCTATATCGTATGCGCCGGTTTGCAAAACTGATTTTCCTCAAAGCGTTTGAACAGAATGCCGACATTTATCATTTCCATGATCCTGAATTGCTACGATTTGCGAAGAAACTAAAACAAGCTGGAAAAATTGTAATTTATGATGCACATGAAGACTTACCGCTTCAAATAAGCGGAAAACACTGGATTCCTGCTTTCCTGCGAAATTCAGTTGCACGAGCTGCAAAAAAATATCTAAAACAATGTGGCAAATACCTTTCAGCCATAATTACTGCTACACCAGCGATTGAAGATTCCTTTATCGGCTTTACGAAAACAAAAATAACTGTTGCAAATTACCCGATTATTGATGAAGTACAGATTATTGAAAATAAATCAATTAAGAAAAACACATTCTGCTATATTGGCGGTGTTTCGGAAATCAGAGGGTTGTCATCAATGCTGGAAGTTGCAACAAAAATAAATATTACAATTGAAATGGCGGGTCCGTTTTCTCCTCCCGAATTAATAAATGAAGCACAGCAACATCCGGCATGGTCTAAAATAGTTTATCATGGAGTTGTTGGACGTCAGGCTGTTTATGAAATAATGTCAAGAGCTAAAGCAGGATTAGTTTTATTATACCCTCAATCCAACTATCTTGAATCACTTCCTGTAAAAATGTTTGAATATATGGCTGCGGGAATTCCTGTTATCGCCTCAAATTTTCCACTTTGGGAAAAAATTATTTCTGAAAATGAATGCGGTATATGCGTTGATCCAAAAAATCCAGATGCTATCGCCGAAGCAATTAATTATATTATTAATAACAATGAGAAATCACAGCAAATGGGAGCAAACGGACAAAAAGCTATTCAAGAAAAATATAATTGGAAAATAGAAGAGAAAAAACTAATAACACTATACAAAAATCTTATTGATAATGCATAA
- a CDS encoding glycosyltransferase family 2 protein — MHNTSKDILVSVVVPCRNEAKYIEICINSIISNKLSDQIEVLIADGESNDGSKEIITELAKTNSNIRLINNPQRLTPFGLNIGIENARGKYIMIASSHSAFQQDYIPTLLKELQELDADGIGGIMETKILNSNKTSEAIRIVLTHPFGVGNSYFRIGIKQPLKVDTVPFGLYKKSFFDDVGLYNTKLIRNHDIELSKRALALGKKIFLTPSTSCTYYARETFSKLAKNNFKNGFWNFKTIYITKKLSSISLRHFVPFLFIMSLIIPIILGLIWSKFFILLSCLSLLLYTIFILFTALKIDKNKTSFFKIICAFAVLHFSYGSGSVIGMFSFINLFKK, encoded by the coding sequence ATGCATAACACAAGTAAAGACATATTAGTTAGTGTGGTAGTTCCTTGCAGAAACGAGGCTAAGTATATTGAAATTTGCATAAATTCTATTATTTCAAACAAATTATCTGACCAAATAGAAGTTTTAATTGCTGACGGCGAAAGCAACGATGGAAGTAAAGAAATAATTACCGAATTAGCCAAAACAAACAGCAATATAAGATTAATAAACAATCCGCAAAGGCTAACTCCATTTGGCTTGAATATAGGCATCGAAAACGCACGCGGAAAATACATAATGATTGCAAGTTCACATTCCGCATTCCAACAAGATTATATCCCAACGCTTCTAAAAGAACTTCAAGAGCTAGATGCAGATGGAATTGGCGGAATAATGGAAACAAAAATATTAAACAGCAACAAAACTTCGGAAGCGATACGTATTGTGCTAACACATCCGTTTGGCGTAGGTAATTCATATTTTAGAATTGGAATAAAACAGCCTCTAAAAGTTGACACAGTCCCATTTGGATTATATAAAAAATCTTTCTTTGACGATGTAGGCTTATACAACACAAAACTAATCCGAAACCACGATATTGAGCTATCCAAGCGAGCTTTAGCATTAGGCAAAAAAATATTTCTTACGCCTTCAACCTCCTGCACTTATTATGCAAGAGAAACTTTTTCAAAATTGGCAAAAAATAATTTCAAAAACGGATTTTGGAATTTTAAAACAATATACATTACAAAAAAATTAAGCTCCATAAGCCTTCGACATTTTGTGCCATTTTTATTCATCATGTCATTGATTATTCCGATAATATTAGGACTAATATGGTCTAAGTTTTTTATTCTTTTATCTTGCTTATCACTGCTTCTGTACACAATTTTCATTTTATTTACTGCTTTAAAAATTGATAAAAACAAAACAAGTTTTTTTAAAATAATTTGCGCATTTGCAGTTCTGCATTTTAGCTATGGCAGCGGTTCAGTAATAGGGATGTTTAGCTTTATAAATCTTTTTAAAAAATGA